In one window of Mus pahari chromosome 3, PAHARI_EIJ_v1.1, whole genome shotgun sequence DNA:
- the Gdf5 gene encoding growth/differentiation factor 5, with product MRLPKLLTFLLWYLVWLDLELICTVLGAPDLGQRTPGARPGLTKAEAKERPPLARNVFRPGGHSYGVGATNARAKGSSGQTQAKKDEPRKMPPRSGGSETKPGPSPQTRQAAARTVTPKGQLPGGKASSKAGSAPSSFLLKKTREPGTPREPKEPFRPPPITPHEYMLSLYRTLSDADRKGGNSSVKLEAGLANTITSFIDKGQDDRGPAVRKQRYVFDISALEKDGLLGAELRILRKKPLDVAKPAVPSSGRVTQLKLSSCPSGRQPAALLDVRSVPGLDGSGWEVFDIWKLFRNFKNSAQLCLELEAWERGRAVDLRGLGFERAARQVHEKALFLVFGRTKKRDLFFNEIKARSGQDDKTVYEYLFSQRRKRRAPLANRQGKRPSKNLKARCSRKALHVNFKDMGWDDWIIAPLEYEAFHCEGLCEFPLRSHLEPTNHAVIQTLMNSMDPESTPPTCCVPTRLSPISILFIDSANNVVYKQYEDMVVESCGCR from the exons ATGAGACTCCCCAAACTCCTCACTTTTTTGCTTTGGTACCTGGTGTGGCTGGACCTGGAACTCATCTGCACTGTGTTGGGTGCCCCTGACTTAGGCCAGAGAACCCCAGGAGCCAGGCCAGGGTTGACCAAAGCGGAGGCCAAGGAGAGGCCACCCCTGGCCAGGAATGTCTTTAGGCCAGGGGGTCATAGCTATGGTGTGGGGGCCACCAATGCCAGGGCAAAGGGAAGCTCTGGGCAGACACAGGCCAAGAAGGATGAACCCAGAAAGATGCCCCCCAGATCCGGTGGCTCTGAAACCAAGCCAGGACCCTCTCCCCAGACTAGACAGGCTGCAGCCCGGACTGTAACCCCAAAAGGACAGCTCCCTGGGGGCAAAGCATCTTCAAAAGCAGGATCTGCCCCCAGCTCCTTCTTGCTGAAGAAGACCAGGGAGCCTGGGACCCCTCGAGAGCCCAAGGAGCCGTTTCGCCCGCCCCCCATCACACCCCACGAATACATGCTCTCACTGTATAGGACGCTGTCCGATGCTGACAGAAAGGGAGGTAACAGCAGCGTGAAGTTGGAGGCTGGCCTGGCCAACACCATCACCAGCTTTATTGACAAAGGGCAAG ATGACCGAGGCCCTgcggtcaggaagcagaggtacgTGTTTGACATCAGTGCCTTGGAGAAGGATGGGCTGTTGGGGGCTGAACTGCGGATCTTACGGAAGAAGCCCTTGGACGTGGCCAAGCCAGCGGTCCCCAGTAGCGGGCGGGTTACCCAGCTGAAGCTGTCCAGCTGCCCCAGCGGCCGGCAGCCGGCAGCCTTGCTGGATGTGCGCTCCGTGCCAGGCCTGGATGGATCTGGCTGGGAGGTGTTCGACATCTGGAAACTCTTCCGAAATTTTAAGAACTCAGCGCAGCTGTGCCTGGAGCTGGAGGCCTGGGAACGGGGCCGGGCCGTGGACCTCCGTGGCCTGGGCTTTGAACGCGCTGCCCGACAGGTCCACGAGAAAGCCCTGTTCCTAGTGTTTGGTCGTACCAAGAAACGGGACCTGTTCTTTAATGAGATTAAGGCCCGCTCTGGCCAGGATGACAAGACTGTGTATGAATATTTGTTCAGCCAGCGGCGGAAACGCCGGGCCCCATTGGCCAATCGCCAGGGCAAGCGACCCAGCAAGAACCTCAAGGCTCGCTGCAGTCGCAAGGCCTTGCATGTCAACTTCAAGGACATGGGCTGGGACGACTGGATCATCGCACCCCTTGAGTATGAGGCCTTCCACTGCGAAGGACTGTGTGAGTTCCCCTTGCGCTCCCACTTGGAGCCCACAAACCACGCAGTCATTCAGACCCTGATGAACTCTATGGACCCTGAATCCACACCGCCTACCTGTTGTGTGCCTACACGGCTGAGTCCCATTAGCATCCTCTTCATTGACTCTGCCAACAACGTGGTGTATAAACAGTACGAGGACATGGTCGTGGAATCTTGTGGCTGCAGGTAG